The Longimicrobium sp. genome contains a region encoding:
- a CDS encoding NUDIX hydrolase, with the protein MGEGGERPPAWERLSTEQVTEYEMFKVREDRSRSPKDGSEKTFHVAESPGGVVVIAVAEDGRVVMVEQFRHASRKLGLELPAGVVDDGEKPEDAAARELREETGYEGDPPRLLGCIDLNPSWQVTMVHVAVVRNAGKSAETDEDESEDIRVRLLEIGELRRKVVDGEVDAGSTIAALALWDWKEGGLKESG; encoded by the coding sequence ATGGGCGAGGGCGGAGAGCGGCCGCCGGCGTGGGAGCGGCTGTCGACGGAGCAGGTGACCGAGTACGAGATGTTCAAGGTCCGCGAGGACCGCTCGCGCTCGCCGAAGGACGGGTCGGAGAAGACCTTCCACGTCGCCGAGTCGCCCGGCGGCGTGGTGGTGATCGCGGTGGCGGAGGACGGGCGCGTGGTGATGGTGGAACAGTTCCGCCACGCCTCGCGTAAGCTGGGGCTCGAGCTTCCCGCCGGCGTGGTGGACGACGGGGAGAAGCCGGAAGACGCCGCCGCGCGCGAGCTGCGCGAGGAAACCGGCTACGAGGGCGACCCGCCGCGGCTGCTGGGATGCATCGACCTGAACCCCTCGTGGCAGGTGACGATGGTGCACGTCGCGGTGGTGCGGAACGCGGGGAAGTCCGCGGAGACGGACGAGGACGAGAGCGAGGACATCCGCGTGCGGCTGCTGGAGATCGGAGAGCTGCGGCGGAAGGTCGTCGACGGCGAGGTGGACGCGGGCTCCACCATCGCCGCGCTGGCGCTGTGGGACTGGAAGGAAGGCGGGCTGAAGGAGAGCGGGTGA
- a CDS encoding ATP-binding protein yields MNKVVGSGLHPALRAFPGAVVELAPDGVVMASNGWLERELERTLADRPLAGVLDAASRAKLEEMLRRRPGPGEQPTLWELILEGRDSLHPHAFFPVWEGEGADERMWLVECPADPRFTAVHDELAAVNSEQVGTQRQLAKEKARLGRALDELERELGENSRLSRTLQAQNEEMEAQNEELLAMTEELHAGQEQLMTVNHQLERRTRELQLALSARNRFYAAMSHELRTPINAVMGYNDLLLASVYGPLNEQQELAIERSQRAAQHLRELVNDVLDISRIESGRMDVQAERLELREVVEELFVALRPVADAMQSPLQLRVEGAGVVTTDGRRLRQVLLNLISNALKFGAGSPVWVRVRPSSEGGVEVEVTDGGPGIAPEDLGRIFDEFVQLARDENGDSTGIDGTGLGLPIAQQLARLLGGRIDVSSTVGVGSTFRLTLPAVPPRAGA; encoded by the coding sequence ATGAACAAGGTCGTCGGATCCGGGCTTCATCCGGCGCTCCGGGCATTTCCCGGCGCGGTGGTGGAGCTTGCGCCCGACGGCGTGGTGATGGCCAGCAACGGCTGGCTGGAGCGCGAGCTGGAGCGCACCCTGGCCGACCGCCCGCTGGCCGGCGTGCTGGACGCCGCCTCGCGCGCCAAGCTCGAGGAAATGCTGCGCCGCCGCCCCGGGCCCGGCGAGCAGCCCACGCTCTGGGAGCTGATCCTGGAGGGGCGCGACTCGCTGCACCCCCACGCCTTCTTCCCCGTGTGGGAGGGCGAGGGCGCGGACGAGCGGATGTGGCTGGTGGAGTGCCCGGCCGACCCGCGCTTCACCGCCGTGCACGACGAGCTGGCGGCGGTGAACAGCGAGCAGGTGGGCACGCAGCGCCAGCTGGCCAAGGAAAAGGCCCGGCTGGGGCGCGCGCTGGACGAGCTGGAGCGGGAGCTGGGCGAGAACTCGCGCCTGAGCCGCACGCTGCAGGCGCAGAACGAGGAGATGGAGGCGCAGAACGAAGAGCTGCTGGCCATGACCGAGGAGCTGCACGCGGGGCAGGAGCAGCTGATGACGGTCAACCACCAGCTCGAGCGCCGCACCCGCGAGCTGCAGCTGGCGCTCAGCGCCCGCAACCGCTTCTACGCGGCCATGAGCCACGAGCTGCGCACCCCCATCAACGCGGTGATGGGGTACAACGACCTGCTTCTGGCCTCCGTCTACGGGCCGCTGAACGAGCAGCAGGAACTGGCCATCGAGCGCTCGCAGCGCGCCGCGCAGCACCTGCGCGAGCTGGTGAACGACGTGCTCGACATCTCGCGCATCGAGTCCGGGCGGATGGACGTGCAGGCCGAGCGCCTGGAGCTGCGCGAGGTGGTGGAGGAGCTCTTCGTCGCGCTGCGCCCCGTCGCCGACGCCATGCAGAGCCCGCTGCAGCTGCGGGTGGAGGGCGCCGGCGTGGTGACCACCGACGGGCGGCGCCTGCGGCAGGTGCTGCTGAACCTCATCTCCAACGCCCTCAAGTTCGGCGCGGGCTCGCCGGTATGGGTGCGGGTGCGCCCCTCCAGCGAGGGCGGGGTGGAGGTCGAGGTCACCGACGGCGGGCCGGGGATCGCCCCCGAGGACCTGGGGCGCATCTTCGACGAGTTCGTGCAGCTGGCGCGCGACGAGAACGGCGACTCCACGGGGATCGACGGCACCGGGCTGGGGCTGCCCATCGCGCAGCAGCTGGCGCGGCTGCTGGGCGGCCGCATCGACGTGAGCTCCACCGTGGGCGTGGGCAGCACCTTCCGGCTCACGCTGCCGGCCGTGCCGCCGCGCGCGGGCGCGTGA
- a CDS encoding cobalamin B12-binding domain-containing protein: protein MSPSAMAAAARAAAGAESAPAPVARGDAPAAYLDAVVAGNRRRAFDVVDAALAAGMDVRSLYLEVFQPALREVGRLWQRNVITVADEHLATAITQAAMSRLYERLFAAALAQGPLLVAACADSERHEVGLRMVCDLLEMEGWDTVFLGATVPLEDLVEMVRERRPEVVALSASIAPNVPRVGEAIRAIRAVPGRAPLIAVGGRAFSEDPGLAARLGADLTAGDAAEAAERLKRRFAA from the coding sequence ATGAGCCCCTCCGCGATGGCAGCGGCGGCGCGCGCGGCGGCCGGGGCGGAGTCCGCGCCCGCGCCGGTCGCGCGCGGGGACGCCCCCGCGGCGTACCTGGACGCGGTGGTGGCGGGAAACCGCAGGCGCGCCTTCGACGTAGTGGATGCCGCGCTGGCCGCGGGGATGGACGTCCGCTCGCTCTACCTGGAGGTCTTCCAGCCCGCGCTCCGCGAAGTCGGGCGGCTCTGGCAGCGGAACGTGATCACCGTGGCCGACGAGCACCTGGCCACCGCCATCACCCAGGCGGCCATGTCGCGGCTGTACGAGCGCCTGTTCGCCGCCGCGCTGGCCCAGGGGCCGCTGCTGGTGGCCGCCTGCGCCGACAGCGAGCGGCACGAGGTGGGGCTCAGGATGGTGTGCGACCTCCTGGAGATGGAGGGGTGGGACACCGTGTTCCTGGGCGCCACCGTCCCGCTCGAGGACCTGGTGGAGATGGTGCGCGAGCGGCGGCCCGAGGTGGTTGCGCTCTCCGCCTCCATCGCCCCCAACGTCCCGCGCGTGGGAGAGGCGATCCGCGCCATCCGCGCGGTGCCCGGGCGGGCGCCGCTGATCGCGGTGGGCGGACGGGCGTTCAGCGAGGACCCGGGGCTGGCGGCACGGCTGGGGGCCGACCTCACGGCGGGCGATGCCGCCGAGGCGGCGGAACGGCTCAAACGGCGGTTTGCGGCATGA
- a CDS encoding antibiotic biosynthesis monooxygenase, with amino-acid sequence MFVFISHLSVPPEDHGSLEKHFRERSRLVDGFPGFLYLQLLRPQAGDATHTFLTAWESREAFRAYMGSEEHGISHSREPKAIMDRTTVRHEAFEVLMDSRAVPEWRA; translated from the coding sequence ATGTTCGTCTTCATCTCTCACCTGAGCGTACCGCCCGAGGACCACGGCTCGCTGGAAAAGCACTTCCGCGAGCGGTCGCGGCTGGTGGACGGATTTCCGGGCTTCCTGTACCTCCAGCTCCTGCGCCCCCAGGCCGGCGACGCCACGCACACCTTCCTCACCGCGTGGGAGAGCCGCGAGGCGTTCCGCGCCTACATGGGCAGCGAGGAGCACGGAATCTCCCATTCGCGCGAGCCGAAGGCTATAATGGATCGGACGACCGTCCGGCACGAGGCCTTCGAGGTGCTGATGGACTCGCGCGCGGTGCCGGAATGGCGCGCATGA